In Lotus japonicus ecotype B-129 chromosome 5, LjGifu_v1.2, one genomic interval encodes:
- the LOC130717370 gene encoding uncharacterized protein LOC130717370: MKIVQIPLTSYQRNDIVIWKDNRDGQYSVKSGYKQLRCIQNIQQTTGPSHSNGSKLWQQIWAMKSLPRCKELIWRASKEILPVKMNMKKRGMNIDPICPCCGEEEETTIHALLTCEPVRRIWFASHLNIHISMDTPDNFLCWLERILAHPEKDTMAEVFNMIWAIWGRRNAWTFEQQLWDINRTLAKATSISVREAPRPAATKNTTPPKWKAPPRGFYKLNVDAAIRRNLGTGLGAIIRNEKGESMAAATWLIEEIEDPSLVEAAGIKWALRWTKEMGFDRVLVETDSVLFVNQWERSQTGISYFADIVKECKHLSYAFSLCTVSHVKRDCNVVADFLANLAFDFHENYWLEEDPPGTSLLISADVTHAASVALE; the protein is encoded by the coding sequence ATGAAGATAGTCCAGATTCCACTTACCTCATATCAAAGAAATGACATTGTGATTTGGAAGGATAATAGAGATGGCCAGTATAGTGTCAAGTCGGGCTACAAACAACTCAGATGCATCCAAAACATTCAACAAACGACTGGCCCTTCACACTCAAATGGATCAAAACTTTGGCAGCAAATATGGGCCATGAAATCTCTACCAAGGTGCAAGGAACTAATTTGGAGGGCAAGCAAAGAAATCCTTCCAGTCAAAATGAATATGAAAAAAAGAGGTATGAATATAGATCCAATCTGTCCTTGTTGTGGTGAAGAGGAAGAGACCACAATCCACGCTCTCCTCACATGCGAACCCGTCCGTAGAATATGGTTTGCTTCCCACCTCAATATACACATCTCAATGGATACCCCAGACAATTTCCTCTGCTGGTTGGAACGCATCCTGGCACACCCTGAAAAAGACACCATGGCAGAAGTTTTCAACATGATTTGGGCCATCTGGGGGAGAAGAAACGCGTGGACCTTTGAGCAGCAACTTTGGGACATCAATCGAACACTAGCAAAGGCCACAAGTATCAGTGTGAGGGAAGCTCCCAGGCCTGCTGCCACAAAAAACACAACACCGCCAAAATGGAAAGCACCACCAAGAGGTTTCTACAAGCTGAATGTCGATGCTGCGATTAGAAGAAATCTGGGCACGGGGTTGGGAGCAATTATCagaaatgaaaaaggagaatcAATGGCAGCTGCAACCTGGCTCATTGAGGAAATTGAGGATCCTTCTCTTGTAGAGGCAGCTGGTATAAAATGGGCTCTGAGGTGGACAAAGGAAATGGGATTTGATAGGGTGCTAGTGGAAACTGACTCCGTTCTTTTTGTCAACCAATGGGAAAGATCCCAGACTGGTATCTCTTATTTTGCTGATATAGTCAAGGAATGTAAACACCTTTCCTATGCTTTTAGTTTATGTACTGTCTCCCATGTGAAAAGGGATTGTAATGTAGTGGCAGATTTCCTAGCCAACTTAGCCTTTGATTTTCATGAGAACTATTGGTTAGAAGAGGACCCTCCTGGGACCTCCCTTTTGATCTCTGCTGATGTAACACACGCAGCTTCTGTTGCTCTTGAATGA